CCAAGAATAATTATGGCAATACCTAGAAAATACATACTTGTACCAACCCATGCCGAATCGTCAAAGAATACTCCAGCAAATAATGCAATAACTGGTAATTTTGCTCCACAAGGCATGAATGGCGTTAACATTGCAGTAGTTCTTCTTTGTCTTTCATTTTTGATAGTTCTAGTTGCCATAATCCCAGGGATAGCACAACCAGTACCGATAATCATAGGAATAATTGATTTACCAGATAAACCAACACGCTTAAAGAAACGATCCATTATAACAGCTACACGGGCCATATACCCACAATCTTCAAGTAATGCTAGTAAGAAAAATAACACCATAATTAGTGGTAAAAATCCAACTACGGCTCCAACACCACCAATAATACCATCTAACAGTAATGCACTAAGAATCGGCGATACTCCTTCACCAAGCATACCTCCAGCCCATGCATTTAAACCATCAATCCATCCTACAAGTATATCCGCTAAAAACGGTCCTAGATGTTCTTGGGAAATAGAAAATACCGCCCACATCACAGCCGCAAAAATTGGAAGTCCAAGCCATTTATGAGCTAAAATTCTATCAGCCGCATCTTGCTTAGTTTGTTGAACACTGCTTATCTTACGATTTTCTACCTTTGAAACAATAGTATTTACAAAATTATAACGCTTTTTATCGGATTTTTCTACTTCTTTAGCATCTTTAAGATTGACTCCCTTATTGTCATATGGTGCTTTTTGACCTTTTCCTTTAACTTCTACTACTTTTGAAATTAAAAGTTCTAAACCATTGTTGCTTGATTTGGTTGATACGGTTTTTATAACCGGACACCCTAAAGCTGCACTTAGCTCAGCTACGTCAATGGCTGTACTTTTTTTCTCATTCAAATCACTTTTGTTAAGTGCTACAACTACAGGAATATCTAATTCCAGAAGCTGAGTTGTAAAAAATAAACTTCTACTTAAATTTGTCGCATCAACAATATTGATGATTACATCTGGATTTTCGTTTTTAACAAAATCACGGGTAATAGATTCCTCAGATGTAAAAGGTGACATAGAATATGCCCCGGGAAGGTCAACAGCAGTAATTTCTACCCCCGTCTTATTTAAATTATTCTTAATCTTACCTTCCTTTTTCTCAATTGTAACCCCCGCCCAGTTCCCAACATGTTCAATCTTACCAGTTATGGCATTGAACATTGTTGTTTTACCACTATTGGGGTTACCAGTTAGTGCTATCTTCATAATTTCCCTCCTAAATCATTTATTAGCATAGCTAACTTAAGATAATAATTAATTATATATGAGATCGAATATCAAAGTTGCCTTAAGTTAACTTTATAGCCAATTTAAAAGCTATATCCCTATAGCTTTTAATAAAAATTATATAATAATCGCTTGTGCCAGTTCTGAATCAATACTATATCTTGCATCCTTTATGGATATAACATAGTTTTCAGCCAATATAGATATTACAGTTACTTTTTCACCTTCATAACAGCCCAACGTGAAAAGAAAACTTTTCATCTCTTCATCATCAGTTTCAACTCTTTTTATTATATATTCTACATCTACCTTTGCTTCAGATAAATTTTTCACCAAATCACCCTTACCCGTCTGTTGAAAATCATAAATGCCATGGGTCACTTCACTTGCTAAAGCATCAGCCATATACAGACCTCCTTGTATCTCTTATTTTTAGTCTTTGGAGTTTTTCTGAAAATAATCTTCTATGGCCCTAAGCATGCTATCACTAACAAAGTGTTCCATCTTACAAGCATTCTTAGATGCCTCAGTCGTTGTTAAACCAAGGGAATGTTCAAGAAAATCAGCAATCAACTTATGTTTATAATATATTTTTTCAGAAATTTTTCTACCTTTTTCTGTAAGAGTAATGCTTCCATAAATTTCTTTTTCAACCAAATTCTGATCTTTTAGTTGTTTCATAGCTTTGGACACACTTGCTTTTGAAACCCCTAATGCTTCAGCAATATCCACACCATGGGCATGTCCATGGTGTTTTTCCAATAAGTATATTGTTTCTAAATACATTTCAATCGATTCATTATAACCCAAAATGCTCCTCCAGTTAACCAGTCTATTTCATATTTATTATGAAACTATGTCAAGAATTGGTTGATTACAATTATCAATTGCAATCATATTATATTCTAATTGATTATATTTGTCAATGACTTTTACTTTTTTTCATATATACTTAACACCCTCTATAATGTGATATACTCCAAAAATTTATACATTTTTACAAAACGGTAATACCTCAATTTATCCAGCTGAGAAAATTGCATAACTCTCACTTAGTAAAATGGCATAATATATATGATGTAGCTTGTAGGATTTTAAAACTACATGGAGTTGATGGTTTTTATAGAAAGTAATCATTCAATTTGCTCAGCTAAACAATTTTTTGAATATCTCTGTATTTTTTAGGAGTAACACCATACATTTTCTTGAAAAGTCCTGCAAAATGACCTGCATTATTATATCCTACTTCCTTTGCAATGCTTTGAATACTATAATCCGAATTCCTTAAAAGAAGTAAAGCGTGATTTATACGTAATGTTTTAAGATATTCATATGCTGTGGTTCCATAAATCTTTCTAAATGCTAATTGAAACCGTGTTGTACTCATATTTGCAATCTTTGATAAATCTTCAATAGATGGATACTCTGATAGTTTTTTATCCATATAATCAATCACTTTCTTTAATGCCCTTAGGTCATTCTTGCTAAGCTTTACACTTGAGGTTTTCAACTTAGTTGCTTGTTCATAGCTATAAGTAGCAAGTGCCAAAAGCTCTAATATCTTGCCTTCCAGATAAATATGATGTGACATTCCTTTAGCCTGACAGCTCTTAATTTGTTGGAAAATAAAATTTAGCTCCGGTTGATTTGGGCTAACTGTCAAAAATTTCATAGCGTTTTTCGCTTCACGATACTTATCACCATACCTTTGTTTAAGAAATACATCATAATACCCATGGGCAATAACAACTTTTGTAAATCGAACTGGTTCTTTGGCTTTACAATGCACATATATTTTTCTACTTTTATTTATATAGCAAAATATACCTTTTTTTACTGGCTTCACCTTCTGTTTTCCCACTCCAAAGGAACTTGAACTCGTTTCAAATTGACTTATCTCTACATAGCTCTGACTAATTTCTGAAATCTTTTCAAAATTTTCCTTTGGAGTATAGTCTGCTATTAAAACCATGAACATATCTTTAAATGAAATGATGCGAAGGCCGCCTTCCCCATATTCTGGTATCATTCTATAATAATAATCGCCTTCCTGTGAGTACTCTGGCAATAGGGTCAATGGAATTTGCTCCATAATAGCTGAATAATATTCATGTATGGTTTGTGTCATCATCTTACCTCCCATCCAAATTCAATATCATTATATCATTACTTTATATCATGTAACATCATAATTTTATCACAATATTACCATTTTTAATTATTTAAAAACATTCTATGGCGTTGAAAATATACTATTTCACATCATTTTTTCATAGGACACCATGAACTGATAATGATTATTGCTATTATTCTGAAACAGTCTATAATAAACACTGTGAAACTGCCAAAAAAAATATCAACTCAGAAGGGAGTAATAAAATGGATAATAATCAATCCCTATTTTATAATGTGTTCCATCTAATAAAGGGAGAACGCATTAGGCTTACAATTGGACTGCTTCTTGCAGTAATATGTTCGGGACTATCCTTTGTTCCATACTTAGCAGTATATAAGATTATTTTGAAATTAAGTCAACAGAAACTAAGTTTTTCATTTATTCTTTTTTGGGCATTAATCAGCATGGTTTCAGTTGTTTTAAAATCTTTACTTATGTCTATTGCTAGTCTCTGCACCCATACCTCGGCATTTAATGCAATGCATAAACTGAGATTGGAAGTTATTGATCATATGTCAAAATTAAATCTTGGCTTTTTCAATAATAATTCCCAAGGTAAAATCAAAACTGCCTTGTTTGATGATATTGGGCGTCTTGAAAACTTTATAGGTCACAATCTTATTGAGCTTGCTCAATCCTTTGTTGTTCCCATTATTTTATTTATTATTCTTATAATTATCCAACCTATAATGGCACTATGTATTTTAATTCCTGCTATACTAGGTATCATTATTCCTATGCAGATTATGAAGGGATATCCGGATCTAACTAACAGATTTGCCGATACTATAGCTTCTGTTAACGCCTCCGTAAACGAAATGATGTCAAGTATGCAGGTTTTAAAAATGTATCATTTATCTGCTAAGCATTTTAAAAGATATACCAGTGCCCTTTCTCTATATACCACATGCCTCAAAGACATGGCAAAAACTTCGTGTTCACCAATAGCAATTACCGTAGTAATTCTTGATTCTGCTATTTTATTTACACTACCTGTTGGTGGATTTATGTATTTACACGGGCTACTTCCACTTGGCAGTTATTTGTTGTTTATTCTATTGTCAATGTGCTTTTTCAGTGCATTTTTTAATCTCATCAATATACGGATGGGTATTATGGAATTAAAAAGTGGGCTTACACATGTAAAAGAAATACTGAGTTTTAAACCCCTTTCAAGTGGAACCATTTCACTACCATCAAAGAATTGTCACAGCATAGAATTCCATAATGTATCCTTTTCATATAACGACAATCCTACACTCACCAATATAAATCTGATTATTCCCAAAGGAAAACTTACAGCATTTGTGGGAGCATCTGGAGCCGGAAAAACCACAGCAGCTCAACTTATTGGGAGATATTGGAATGTAAACACAGGGGAAATACTAATTGATGGTATCAATATTAATAATATCACTACCGAATCATTGATGGATATGACATCCTTTGTTTTCCAGGATACTTTTATGATGGATGACACACTCTTGGAAAATATATCGATGGGAAGTAAGTGTCCCTATGAAAAGGTTATAGAAGCTTCTAAGGCAGCTCAGATTCACGATTTTATACAAAGTCTACCTAATAAATATGAAACACCCCTAGGAGATTTAGGTATTAAGCTTTCCGGGGGTCAAAAACAACGTATTGCAATAGCACGGGCAATTCTTAAGGATTCCCCTATAGTTATTTTTGATGAAGCCACATCCTTTTCTGATATTGAAAATGAACATAAAATTCAGCTAGCATTACAAAATCTATTAAAAAATAAAACAACAATAATGATTGCACATCGTCTACATACCATAATAGATGCTGATAACATAGTAGTTTTTGATGAAGGAAAAATAGTGGAACAAGGGAAACACCAAGAATTAGTAAAAGCCCGTGGAGTTTACGAAAAAATGTGGAATACTTATATAAATTCACCTATAAAGGAGGCCTCTTAAATGTTTAAAACGATAAGCAGCTTGCTTAAAGACAATAAAAAACAACTCTACCTTCCTATTTTCATGACCATAATTGATGCCATTGGCAGCATGGCTTTATACTGCGTTCTATACTTAACAGTAATTGATTTACTTAATACTAGCTTAACAAAATCAAAAATAACAACCTATACTATTATTTGTCTTACAAGTGTACTTTACAGAATTTTAGTCTATAGGAAGGGGTATCTACTTTGCTTCCTTAGAGGCTTTGATGTAGCCCATGATGTACGTGTTGATCTTGGAGAGCATATATGCAGTTTGAGTCTTGGATATTTCAATAAAAATAGTGTAGGTTACCTTATGAATACCCTCTCCAATGATGTATCCAGCTTTGAAGGAATACTTTCACATGCTCTACCTTTTTGTATAAAAACAGCCACTTTGACTATTTTGATTTTGATAAGTACTTTTTTTATTAATTGGAAACTGGCTCTAGTACAATTGGCCGTCATTTTATTATCATTTCCCATACTTCACTGGAGTAATTATCTAGTTGAGAGATATGGTACAGAAAAACGCAATCTAAACTCTCGTATGGTTTCCGTTGTGGCAGAATATATAAATGGCTTTAAGGTTTTTAAATCTCATAATATGACAAATATACATTTTACTCGTATGCTTAATGCCTTGGAAAACACAAGAAAATTAAGCATAAAAACAGAATATAAGATGGCAATTCCAAATACCATGTATTCCATTATAGTAAGTTTTTTAACTCCACTTATTTTATTACTCGGGAGCTATATGCTTTCTTTAAATATTTTTTCTATTGATTCCTTTATAGCATTTATGATTATGAGCTTAGCTTTAACTGCACTTCTTGTATCCTTTGAACACTATTACATCATGTTAAATGATCTAAAGCTGGCTTCTAATAATTTGCAAAGGACTTTCGGTTTTAAAGCTCTTCCATATAAAGAAAACAGCTTTGAGCCTACTAACTTTGATGTTTCCTTTGAAAATGTTGATTTTGCCTATGAAACTGGAAAGCAAGTTTTATATAACATCAGTTTTTCAGCAAAAAATGGCAGTACTAACGCTTTGATAGGTCCTTCGGGAGCAGGCAAATCCACTATTGCAAGTTTAATTGCTCGTTTTTGGGATCCTACAAAGGGTACCATTAGAATTGGAGGCAAGGATATTAAAGACCTCAACCCAGATTCTCTTCTTCGTTATATAAGTGAGGTATTTCAAGAAAATGTATTACTAAGGGATACCATATTTAATAACATCAAAATTGGCCGTGCTGATGCATCCTTTGACGATGTTATAAAAGCAGCAAAGACTGCAAATTGCCATGGGTTTATTAAAAAGCTACCAAGGGGCTATGATACCATTTTATCCCCGGGAGGTTCTTCCCTTTCTGGTGGAGAAAAACAGCGTATAGCCATTGCCCGGGCAATTCTCAAAAACGCACCTATTCTACTTCTAGATGAATCAACGGCTTCACTTGACCCTGATAATGAATTGAAAATTAACAATGCACTGGATAAGCTGATGAAGGGAAAAACAGTTTTTGTTATTGCCCATAGACTAAACACAATTCAAAAAGCTGATCAGATAATCGTGCTAAATGCTGGTACTATTGAAGAATTAGGGAATCACAGTGATTTGATGCTTCAAAAAGGGCATTACTATAGAATGGTTAAGGAACAAGAATGTGCAAAAAAATGGGTTGTCTAAATATTAAATTAATCAAAAATGGAGTGAATAATGATATGAAAAATAATAAAAATAGTAGAATCCAATTAATGACTGAAGGTAATGTAACAAAAGCTTTATTTAAGCTTGGAATCCCAATGGTGGTTAGTATGCTTGTTATAGCCCTTTACAATGTTGTAGATACCTATTTTGTTTCAGGACTTGGCACAAGTCAAGTGGCGGCGGTTGCAGTAGCATTTCCTATTTCCCTAATTTTTTCTGGCATTGGACTGACATTTGGTACTGGTGGTGGCTCTTATATCTCAAGATTACTTGGTGCAAAGGAAAATAAAAAAGCAAACGAAGTAGCCTCTACTGCTTTATTTAGCGCATTGATTATAGGTGTAATTATAGTATTACTTATATTGGTCTTTTTAAATCCCGTACTACAATTTATGGGGGCTACTGAAACAATTTTGCCTTACGCTAGAAATTATGCAATAGTCTTTATTATTAGCATGCTCTTTAGTACGATAAATGTTTCTACTGGTAATTTAGTAGTGGCACAGGGTGCTTCAAACATTACTTTGTCCGCTATGATTAGCGGATCAGTTTTAAATATGATTTTAGACCCTATATGTATCTATTCATTCAATCTAGGCATCCGCGGTGCAGCTATAGCAACCTTGATTTCTCAAGTAGTTACCACACTAATATATTTATGGTTTTTTTCTAGTAAAAAAAGTTATATTAGGATCGGGCTATCAAATTTCAAGCCTAGTAAGACTACTTATTCTCAAATTATAAAGATCGGTATATCAATGCTTCTATTACAATTACTTTGCAGTTTATCAATGAGTTTTATTGCAAAAGCAGCTAGTGACTACGGAGACGAAGCAGTAGCAGGGATTGGAATTGTTCTACGAATTATAACCCTTGGAACTAATGTAGTCTTTGGTTTTATGAAAGGCCTTCAACCAATGGCAGGTTTTAACTACGGTGCAAAAAACTATGGAAGATTAAGGGAAGCAACTCAGATTAGTATGAAATTGACCACACTTTTTTGTATCGCATGGACAATTATTACCTTTATTTTTGCCAACCCTGTGATCTCTTTATTTAGTTCAGATCCAAAGGTAATACAAATTGGTGAAAAAGCATTAAGGGCAAATACTATTATGTTCTTTACGTTTGGTTTTCAGTTTACTTACTCCACTTTATATTTGTCATTAGGTAGAGCCATATCGGGAGGGCTTTTAAATATTGGTCGCCAGGGAATATTTTTCATACCAGTGATCCTAACTCTCCCCTCCATATTTGGTTTAAATGGAGTTATATATTCCCAAGCAGTGGCGGATTTTCTAACGACCTTTGTTACAATTTTCTTTGCATTTAAATTCCAAAAAGAGCTTAATCATCTCACAGAAGGAAATAATATCTATAACTAATAGTTTGTGGTAATATCAACAAAACTCAAACAAATATTTTTAAAGGGACTATCCTAAAAAATAGCCCCTTTTTTCACTATTTATTTAGGCAATTCATTAAAGTCAGTATCTATATAGCCTTTTACCACAGCCACACTAGAATCTCCATACCTTTTCCCAAAGTCCTCCATTCCTTTGTCTATCATATTTATAGCCCTTTCACCTAGTTCTTCAATAAGCACTTCAGTTGTGGTTTTATAAATGTGTCCACAATGATATTCCCATGGCATGATAGCATTTTTACCTGGACGAATTAACTTTTTATAAATGAAGCTGGCCATTTTTCTACCCTTTAACTGTGCATCATGAAAAACAAAATCACAATGTGTACCATCATTCGGTTGGGTTGCATTAACGTCAATACACAAATCTTTATTGAAACCCTTAACTACAGCTTTATCAACCTCCATACAAAAATATCGTCCATAGGCCATCAAATCATTATCCTCCCAAGCGGAATGCCATGAACATTTAAAGACATGTATAGCCGCATGGGGGCTTCTCTCCACTAATTTTTGTTTCATCTCTTCCTTTGGCATTTTTAACTCTACATATGCCATATAATTATCCATAGTTAATTCATCACCATTTGCCTTGGCTCTTAAGGCCATTCTTCTACCTCGCTGCATGCCATATCTAATGACTGCCTTACGCATAATAGTCCCCCCGGATTCTTCCCCTATTGCCTCAATAACAGCCTTAGAAATCCATGCAAATAGTAACGCATGATGAGTTGGTGTAAATCTCTCTACCATATTTACCCCCTTATATTAATCTTATTATATACCCAAAACGGAACTCCACCCTCCTACAAAAAATTTAGTGATTGTATCTAGGTATTCAAAAGCTTCTGCTTCAGACATATCTTGTCTGACTATTTCATAAATAGCTGAATAGTGAATATGGGACAGGATGTGAAGTTCCTTCCTTGAGATATCCTTTACATCGGTTCCCTGATTTTTAAGCTGTGCAAAATACTGAAGTCCATGTTCAACACTATTGCTCACGATTTCATCTACATAATTGGCATGGCTTGTGCCTTCAGCACACATTAAAATCAATTTAAATTCATCTAAATATTTATACATATAGCTAATATGTGCCTTCATATTAGAATCGGAAATTGCCCATAGGGATTGTCTATCTACTTCTCCCCTTTTTAATAGATCATTATATTGATTCATCATATTTACTTGCATATTGCTAGACTCCTTCAGAGCCGGAGAAACTAAGGTCTCGAATAAATGGTTTTTATCGGAAAAATGAGCATAAAAAGCTCCAGTTGTTACACCTGCCATTTTAGTGATATTTCTTAAAGAAGCATCCTTGTATCCCTTTTCTAAAAATTCCTTTTTAGCACATTTTAATATCTTGTCCTTGGAATTTATTCTTTCTATAGCCACTATATATCCTCCTTCCCCCTTTGATAACACTGTTATTATACTTCGTCTATTTCCCCATGTCAACTAGATATTGGTATTTATTATCATCCTAATGGCAGTAATATTCTAGATTACTCTACACTTTCAACTCCCCATGAATTGTTTATGTCAAATAGCCTAAACTGTTTGTGATATTACCTAAACGCTAGGAGAGTTTCTATTGAAAACTATAACACATAATATCTAAAGCTTTTCTTTGGCAGACAAATAAAATGCTCGGAAAGTCTAGTGGGATATAAATTACATGGTTGCTTTTCTGAAGTATTTAAACGTTACACAGGACTTA
This DNA window, taken from Maledivibacter sp., encodes the following:
- a CDS encoding ferrous iron transport protein A, producing the protein MKNLSEAKVDVEYIIKRVETDDEEMKSFLFTLGCYEGEKVTVISILAENYVISIKDARYSIDSELAQAIII
- a CDS encoding metal-dependent transcriptional regulator, which produces MGYNESIEMYLETIYLLEKHHGHAHGVDIAEALGVSKASVSKAMKQLKDQNLVEKEIYGSITLTEKGRKISEKIYYKHKLIADFLEHSLGLTTTEASKNACKMEHFVSDSMLRAIEDYFQKNSKD
- the feoB gene encoding ferrous iron transport protein B translates to MKIALTGNPNSGKTTMFNAITGKIEHVGNWAGVTIEKKEGKIKNNLNKTGVEITAVDLPGAYSMSPFTSEESITRDFVKNENPDVIINIVDATNLSRSLFFTTQLLELDIPVVVALNKSDLNEKKSTAIDVAELSAALGCPVIKTVSTKSSNNGLELLISKVVEVKGKGQKAPYDNKGVNLKDAKEVEKSDKKRYNFVNTIVSKVENRKISSVQQTKQDAADRILAHKWLGLPIFAAVMWAVFSISQEHLGPFLADILVGWIDGLNAWAGGMLGEGVSPILSALLLDGIIGGVGAVVGFLPLIMVLFFLLALLEDCGYMARVAVIMDRFFKRVGLSGKSIIPMIIGTGCAIPGIMATRTIKNERQRRTTAMLTPFMPCGAKLPVIALFAGVFFDDSAWVGTSMYFLGIAIIILGALVVVRITGEKNARSFFIMELPEYRFPSIKRATVSMFARGKAFIIKAGTIILLCNAAVQVMQTFNWNFEVVAEGAEGTSILASIASPFAVLLIPLGFGVWQLAAAAITGFIAKENVVGTLAVVYSITNFIDADALELVSGATDVASVMGLTSVAALAYLMFNLFTPPCFAAIGAMNSEMENSKWLWAGIGFQFGMGYVVAFLTYQIGTLATTGSFGRGFIPGLIAVAAMVAYVVYLVKKGNNLSQQKLEKAV
- a CDS encoding ABC transporter ATP-binding protein/permease; translated protein: MFKTISSLLKDNKKQLYLPIFMTIIDAIGSMALYCVLYLTVIDLLNTSLTKSKITTYTIICLTSVLYRILVYRKGYLLCFLRGFDVAHDVRVDLGEHICSLSLGYFNKNSVGYLMNTLSNDVSSFEGILSHALPFCIKTATLTILILISTFFINWKLALVQLAVILLSFPILHWSNYLVERYGTEKRNLNSRMVSVVAEYINGFKVFKSHNMTNIHFTRMLNALENTRKLSIKTEYKMAIPNTMYSIIVSFLTPLILLLGSYMLSLNIFSIDSFIAFMIMSLALTALLVSFEHYYIMLNDLKLASNNLQRTFGFKALPYKENSFEPTNFDVSFENVDFAYETGKQVLYNISFSAKNGSTNALIGPSGAGKSTIASLIARFWDPTKGTIRIGGKDIKDLNPDSLLRYISEVFQENVLLRDTIFNNIKIGRADASFDDVIKAAKTANCHGFIKKLPRGYDTILSPGGSSLSGGEKQRIAIARAILKNAPILLLDESTASLDPDNELKINNALDKLMKGKTVFVIAHRLNTIQKADQIIVLNAGTIEELGNHSDLMLQKGHYYRMVKEQECAKKWVV
- a CDS encoding L-2-amino-thiazoline-4-carboxylic acid hydrolase is translated as MVERFTPTHHALLFAWISKAVIEAIGEESGGTIMRKAVIRYGMQRGRRMALRAKANGDELTMDNYMAYVELKMPKEEMKQKLVERSPHAAIHVFKCSWHSAWEDNDLMAYGRYFCMEVDKAVVKGFNKDLCIDVNATQPNDGTHCDFVFHDAQLKGRKMASFIYKKLIRPGKNAIMPWEYHCGHIYKTTTEVLIEELGERAINMIDKGMEDFGKRYGDSSVAVVKGYIDTDFNELPK
- a CDS encoding TetR/AcrR family transcriptional regulator yields the protein MAIERINSKDKILKCAKKEFLEKGYKDASLRNITKMAGVTTGAFYAHFSDKNHLFETLVSPALKESSNMQVNMMNQYNDLLKRGEVDRQSLWAISDSNMKAHISYMYKYLDEFKLILMCAEGTSHANYVDEIVSNSVEHGLQYFAQLKNQGTDVKDISRKELHILSHIHYSAIYEIVRQDMSEAEAFEYLDTITKFFVGGWSSVLGI
- a CDS encoding ABC transporter ATP-binding protein/permease, coding for MDNNQSLFYNVFHLIKGERIRLTIGLLLAVICSGLSFVPYLAVYKIILKLSQQKLSFSFILFWALISMVSVVLKSLLMSIASLCTHTSAFNAMHKLRLEVIDHMSKLNLGFFNNNSQGKIKTALFDDIGRLENFIGHNLIELAQSFVVPIILFIILIIIQPIMALCILIPAILGIIIPMQIMKGYPDLTNRFADTIASVNASVNEMMSSMQVLKMYHLSAKHFKRYTSALSLYTTCLKDMAKTSCSPIAITVVILDSAILFTLPVGGFMYLHGLLPLGSYLLFILLSMCFFSAFFNLINIRMGIMELKSGLTHVKEILSFKPLSSGTISLPSKNCHSIEFHNVSFSYNDNPTLTNINLIIPKGKLTAFVGASGAGKTTAAQLIGRYWNVNTGEILIDGININNITTESLMDMTSFVFQDTFMMDDTLLENISMGSKCPYEKVIEASKAAQIHDFIQSLPNKYETPLGDLGIKLSGGQKQRIAIARAILKDSPIVIFDEATSFSDIENEHKIQLALQNLLKNKTTIMIAHRLHTIIDADNIVVFDEGKIVEQGKHQELVKARGVYEKMWNTYINSPIKEAS
- a CDS encoding AraC family transcriptional regulator; amino-acid sequence: MTQTIHEYYSAIMEQIPLTLLPEYSQEGDYYYRMIPEYGEGGLRIISFKDMFMVLIADYTPKENFEKISEISQSYVEISQFETSSSSFGVGKQKVKPVKKGIFCYINKSRKIYVHCKAKEPVRFTKVVIAHGYYDVFLKQRYGDKYREAKNAMKFLTVSPNQPELNFIFQQIKSCQAKGMSHHIYLEGKILELLALATYSYEQATKLKTSSVKLSKNDLRALKKVIDYMDKKLSEYPSIEDLSKIANMSTTRFQLAFRKIYGTTAYEYLKTLRINHALLLLRNSDYSIQSIAKEVGYNNAGHFAGLFKKMYGVTPKKYRDIQKIV
- a CDS encoding MATE family efflux transporter, whose translation is MKNNKNSRIQLMTEGNVTKALFKLGIPMVVSMLVIALYNVVDTYFVSGLGTSQVAAVAVAFPISLIFSGIGLTFGTGGGSYISRLLGAKENKKANEVASTALFSALIIGVIIVLLILVFLNPVLQFMGATETILPYARNYAIVFIISMLFSTINVSTGNLVVAQGASNITLSAMISGSVLNMILDPICIYSFNLGIRGAAIATLISQVVTTLIYLWFFSSKKSYIRIGLSNFKPSKTTYSQIIKIGISMLLLQLLCSLSMSFIAKAASDYGDEAVAGIGIVLRIITLGTNVVFGFMKGLQPMAGFNYGAKNYGRLREATQISMKLTTLFCIAWTIITFIFANPVISLFSSDPKVIQIGEKALRANTIMFFTFGFQFTYSTLYLSLGRAISGGLLNIGRQGIFFIPVILTLPSIFGLNGVIYSQAVADFLTTFVTIFFAFKFQKELNHLTEGNNIYN